CATCTAGCTCCGGGCCCCCGGAATCTGTAGTTGAACTCACTCAGCCCCTTGACATCAGTTTCTGTAATCCTTGCATCAGTGTGGGGAGTAACTGCTTGAGTAACTACAAAGGTATTTCAAAACTTCAGTGCAATTTGGTTCAGTTATTTTCATTCAGATGCCATCACCGCTCAGGGAGGTTAATCACTGGAACCCACTGATCCATGTAGCGACTTTCCCGGCAAAAACAAATAAGTTGACTTAAGGCAGGATCCTTCCACTGTGAGGAATGGGGATTCTGGaaacaaattgagaaaaatacatttactattaaaaaagaaaaaaaaggcaacatttgCTAATAATTACACTCATTTCGAGGGAAAGACAACTTGAGCATTCTGTACTTTGGCTGTGTGACAAGAGACCAGTTACAACCATAAAAAGATCAACTTTTTTCTTGGTAGCTGATTTCTGGGGAAACCACTACGTAATGCTCTAAAGCACACCCTGCAAGCCTGCATGCATGCAGCCCTCCGCACCGCGTACATGGGACTGCAGGATGTTTACTGCGTTTTTGCAGGAAAGTAGCAGAGTAGCATTCAGAGGCTTGTCCCCTGGAAGCCACCTGAGCGAGAAACAGCTCGGACAAAGATCTCCATGCCCCGAGCCCAGGGAGAGGCGAGCCCCTAACAGTTCGCTGGAACTGCCACCTGTCATCCTCCCCAAAGACAGGGTGGTAGTTTTCAGGACACGCAAAATGATTAAGCCGCCACTtacctagaccagcccataagtAGCAGAATGTAAAAGACAAAACTGTCCTATTTATCTCTGGAAACACAAGTCATCTTCCCACCAAAGGtagtcatggggggggggggggtccattaaaaaaaaatccaagattgcaaataaaaaacaatccCCATTCCGTCCTCTTCGTGTATTTCTAGGGAATTAATAAGGTCGGTCTCCTACACCACTTCTATTTTTAGCTTGGAGCGCTGGAGGACGAAGCCGACTCCTTAATGAGGGGGAGCCAGGAATTTATTTGGCTGAACCTAATCTGCCTGCTAAGGGAGTCGGTCACGGGAGGCAGCGCcgcggaggtggggaggggccgcCCTGCTGACTCACGAGGCTCCTTCCCCCGCGGCTCCCGCGTGCTCGGACACGtcccggcccgcccgcccgccgggatGGGGCCACACCTGTCGGCTGCGGTCGGGAGCTCGGCCCCGCCACCGACCCCGGGGCTCACCGGCACCAGGACCCGGTgcacccctgcgcccccccccaccGCCGTCACCAGGACGGTCCGGCCCTTCCCCCGTGCACCACCTCCGCACCCCTGTGCACCACCCCCCATGCATCACCCCCCGACCCCGtgcaccacccccagccccgtgCACCCccgtgctcccccccccccccgcctcaccGTCACCAGGACGGTCCGGCCCTTCCCCCGTGCAACcccgcgcaccccccccccccgcctcaccGTCACCAGGACGGTCAGGCCTTTCCCCGtgcaccacccccagccccgtgcacccccgcgcccccccccgcctCACCGTCAGCAGGACGGTCCGGCCCTTCCCCGTGCACCACCGCGCACCACCCGCAGCCCCGtgcacccccgcgcccccccccccccgcctcaccGTCACCAGGACGGTCCGGCCCTTCCCCCGTGCACCCCCCCGACCCCGTGCAACCCCGCGCACCCCCATGCCCCCCCTCACCGTCACCAGGACGCAGTGCAGGTCCGGGGGCTGCTCGGCGCCCTCGCTCGCGGGGCCGGCGTGGGGCTCGAGGAGCAGCAGCTCGGCCAGGCGGCCCGGGTTGCTGACGCGCAGGATGTCGATGTCGTTCTCGCAGCAGAAGGCCTGGATCAGGGTGAAGTGGATCTGCAGCGCCACGTCCCTGTCGTCGTCCTCGTCGGCCGCCAGCAGGCACAGCACCACGTTGTCCGGGTCgctgcgggcggcgggggcggc
This DNA window, taken from Canis lupus familiaris isolate Mischka breed German Shepherd chromosome 6, alternate assembly UU_Cfam_GSD_1.0, whole genome shotgun sequence, encodes the following:
- the GADD45A gene encoding growth arrest and DNA damage-inducible protein GADD45 alpha isoform X1, with the translated sequence MTLEEFSAAEQKSERMDKVGDALEEVLSKALSQRTITVGVYEAAKLLNVDPDNVVLCLLAADEDDDRDVALQIHFTLIQAFCCENDIDILRVSNPGRLAELLLLEPHAGPASEGAEQPPDLHCVLVTNPHSSQWKDPALSQLICFCRESRYMDQWVPVINLPER